In Diabrotica undecimpunctata isolate CICGRU chromosome 9, icDiaUnde3, whole genome shotgun sequence, the DNA window GCCGATTGCAAGAAAAGTACAATTTTCAGATACAATATAGGTAATATACACtattaatttcattaaaattagtttggttagtCAGCTAGTCAGTCAGTGCTCACATACGCTCATCAGAAAGTAGATCCTAGATATATGTATTCCTCTTTAGGACTGTTGGacataacataaagctacttacgataggttttattaatttattaagctttataagaaTTGTATAACTTAACCTTAATTCAGTTCACATGTAGTCCATGACCTAAATCTATTGTCATGTGTGGTTGTCATGTCACTGCTGTCACTTAAGGTTCCGTttgccaagtgcaacgttgccaagtatatccgtacatgaaaaccatacataacacgtcccctttaataaaaacaaaataaacaaaaattaattcacataatatatcataagtacataaataacaataattcacaAATATATCAATAGGTAAATCTATCAGGAGGGCGAATGACTCTACCACTTCTGGAGGTTTTCAAACCAGGTGAAGTACTGTATGATGTAGAAGGTACATTAATGTCATTGATGGGTGATGTTCTATTAGATGTTGAAGGTACATCAATATCTTTGATAGTGTTATTTGTTTTACAGTCCCTTGTATCATCAGGTACATCAGGACAAAGAACTGCTCTCATATTTCCTATACTTGTCCTTCCAGTAGTCACAATATCATTTTCATGACTAGTTTTCACATATGCTTGCTCACAATTTGCATTTGCATGTTGCTGTGCTTCTGACCGTACAGGTCTAAGATAGTGTCTATTACGTCTATAAGCAGTATCATTTACTTTAACCATGTAATCCCTTGATCCTTTCTTTGCCATAACCACTCCAGGGTtccatttccttttcttttcttgAAGTAAAATTTGTTGTCCTGATTTTAATTCTGGTAACCTATTTGTTCCTTTGTCATAatagtgtttttgttttctttgattttctctcaattgtgtaaaatatcttttattagaaTGTCTGGGCTTTAGAAATTCCATACTGACTGGTAAGTTGGTTCTGAAATTTCTTCCAGTTAGCAACACACAAGGAGCAggtaaattttgttttggagttgTATTATAATCTAATACAGCTAGAAATGGATCTTTCTTAGTTTGTACagattttaaaaacaagttttttattgtttgtattgttCTTTCCACCATGCCATTGCTACGAGGATATTGTGGACTTGATGTTGTTACTTCAATATTATATAtacggacaaaatttaaaaattcatgagAGCTGAATGGAGGACCattatcagaaaatatttcacaaggcAGTCCATTAATagcaaacaaattttttaattgtgttacAACACTGCTAGCCGTTTTGTTcattagtttattaacaaaaaatgcaAACTTCGAAAAATAATCAACCACAACTAAAAAATCTTGTGAGGCTACTGTCATGAAATCAATACCAATTTTTTGCCAAGGTATTTCAGGTACATCATGTGATTTTAATGGCTCCCTATTGTTGCTCTTATAGCTCATTTGACAAGTCAGACAGTTCAGAACAATGTTTTCTATATCCTTCATCAATCCCGGATAATAAATTGCTTCTTGAGCCTTCTTCTTACATGATACTACACCCTGATGAGACTGATGTATAACATCAAGAAATTCACCCTTCAACTCTTCAggaataattaacctttttttataaaataatacattctttaataaatatatatcatgTCTGTCAGACCAGAATTTTTTCACCTCAGAAGGTACAGAGCTTTTATGCTCAGGCCACCcatttaaaacataatatttaactttttgtaaagatGGGTCAGTATCAATTGCATTTTGcaatcttttttcattttcttttgatgttgctacaatagaatacacttttaaattattttcatcatctataaaattagtatttatggttttattcaaAGGATCTCTACTTAAATTGTCAGGAACTTTGAGATTTTTACCAGGAACATATTTGAGTGAAAATTTATATCTCATTAATGGCATTGCCAGTCTTTGGATCCTAGGTGACATTTCATCTAAAGGTTTTTTAACAAACCTAAAAGAGGTCTGTGGTCTGTCTCTATTTCAAAATCTATGCCATAAAGATAGAATGAAAATCTTTCACATCCATACACTATACCAAGAAGCTCCTTTTCAATGTGGTTATACCTCCTTTGGGTTGGAGTTAATGACACTGATGCAAATTCAATTGGAAACCCATCTTGCGAGACCATGGCCCCCAAACCATATGGGCTGGCATCAACAGAGAGTATGGTCTTTTTGTCAGGGTTAAAATAATGCAAAGTAGTGGCTGACGCCACAAGATTCTTTAGTTTATCAAAACATGCCTGTTCATTATGTCCCCAATGCCACTCATTTTTACTAGAAAGTAAACATCTTAGAGGACTAGTGTGTTCTGACAGGTTTGGTATAAATTTTGCAAGATATACTATGGTTCCCAAAAAAcgttgtaattcttttttattacttggtggTGTCATTTTTGTAATAGCTTCTGTTTTATCATGATCAGGTGAAATGCCAATATTACTAATCTGATGACCTAAAAATTTCACTTTTGTTTGACAAAATTTAGATTTTCCTAAATTCAAAGTTAAGCCactctgtttaattttttctaaaacacatttcaaatttttatcatgttcatttttagaacatccaaaaaccaaaatatcatcaaaatatgTTATTGTTCCTGATATACTATCTAAAAGTTCagacatatatttttgaaaaatttcaggtGCACAGGTAAGGCCATATGGTAATCTCAGATATCTATAACGACCAAAAGGTGTAGTAAAAGTACATAAAAGTGAACTTTCATAATTCAAAGGCAACTGAAGAAAAGCAGATGACGCATCTAATAATGTGAAATAATTAGCCCCTGAAAGCTTAGCAAATAAAGTATCTTGAGTAGGAATTGGAAACCTTtctcttttaacatatttatttagataCACAGGATCCATACATATTCTAATATCAGATCCCTTATTTTTCGGAACAACTACAATAGGATTTTGCCATTCTGTGGGTTCACTAACTGGTACAATAAGGTTTTTACGTACCATATCATCAAGTTTATCTTTAACTTGGCTCCTTATAGCCAGTGGAATTTTTCGTGTCCCACTTATGAATGGCACTGCATCACTAgataaagttatattaaaataccTGTTGACCTTTCCTACACCTGAAAAAATGCTCTTATAACTATTTATAATATGATTTGTTTCATTATCTATCATACTAACACTAggctgatcacaaacaatttgaAAGTCTCTTGCTGCCTTTAGGCCTAATAGAGATTTTTGTTtatcattatttaaaatatagaacagacaatctttaaatattttcttgaaagagcaaggtatataaattttaccaacaacATTAATAACATGTCCAGTATAGCTAGATAATGAACTATTAGTATTTTCAAGCATTttataatcaatatttaaatttttaaaatcgctACTGTTCAATATATTGACTTCACTTCCAGTATCAACTTTTAAAATACTCTCTTTACCATTAATAATGATTTTTTGGAACCATTCTGAAGAGTTCGGATTAATTTCATTAACAGTCCACACTAGTACCTGTTCATCAGTTAAATCAGTGTCAGAATTGCTACAACTACTATCGTTATCATTGATTTCATGGACTTTGTTGTTATTATCAGGACAAAATTTACGGTAGTGTCCTTTTTTGTTACACAAAGAACAATATCTGAAAAATGCAGGACACTTACCCCTAATATGCTGAAGTCCACATTTATAACACTGAATATAATGGTTACCTGTATTTTTGTCAGTAACTTTGTGGCTTGTAGACTGCTCCTTCTCATACTTTGAACCATACCTTGACTGTCCTGTAGATCCAGGtctgttttcttcatttcttttcttcacAACACTAACACTTTcactttctttggatatttcacgtTGAGTAACAGCACTATTTTCCATAGCCCTACAGATGTCTATAGCTTGTGCTAGTTTTAAATCAGCacattgtaataatttttcttgaattcgtAGATCATGTGTACCCAAAACAATCctgtccaaaattaaagtatcctTTTCTTTAAACTCACATGTTGGTGCCAATTGTTTCAAGGCAGTTACAAACTGATCGATActttcattttgtaattgatctcttttaaagaatttaaaatgttCATAAATTAAATTCTTAAGAGGGCTGCAGTATGTATCAAACTTACACAAAACAACATTGTACTTCTGATCATCTCCAACATTTTCATACTCGAAGGTATTGAATATCTTTAGCCCTTCATCTCCCAGCTGATTTAGGAGAATAGCGATTTTTATGTGGTCTGGTTTTTCACTTTTGCCGGAGGCTGTTAAAAATAACTGGAACTTTTGCTTCCAAAATTTCCACTCGTGAGAAATATTATTTCCTTGGAAACTAAACGGTTCTAAGCCTTTACAAATATCTGTCATATTGATTCGAGCACAGTATAGCTCCTTtacttacatatattttttataggCTTTTGTCACATGCACCGGCTTTTTACACAACTTAACCTATCGTCACTTTTCCGCTGCCACCATGTAATGTATTCCTCTTTAGGACTGTTGGacataacataaagctacttacgataggttttattaatttattaagctttataagaaTTGTATAACTTAACCTTAATTCAGTTCACATGTAGTCCATGACCTAAATCTATTGTCATGTGTGGTTGTCATGTCGCTGCTGTCACTTACGGTTCCGTttgccaagtgcaacgttgccaagtatatccgtacatgaaaaccatacataACAGATATGTACCAATAATATGTAATCAAAATATAATGCTTGCCGGCGCACATCTGAAAGTAGTTCAAATGTCACGTGGAGTTTCGCGTAAACGTCAGAAATATCGGTATTGATATGTAATGCTAATCTGCGCATTCCAGAAATTAATTTAAATGTCACCTGATAGTTGGCTTAATAACCATTAATGCTTACCGAAGCGCATCAGAAAGTATTTCGAATGTCACGTGATGTTTGCTTTAATCGGTAGTAAACCATCACATATCGGGAATGAACATCTAGTTATTACAGTTTCTCATCAGACAGTAGTTCAAACGGTAGTTCTTTGTATAACGGGTGGTATATCTATCAATGtcgataataaaaatattagtgatCAACGCGAATCAGAAAGTAGTTCAAATGTAACGCGAAAGCGGTGGTAATTCCataaatatcaataataatatgtaatgatTACGGGCGTACATCATAAAGTAGTTCAAATGTCACGTGGTTTTATGGCGTAATCAGTAAGTGCAATATAATAATGAAGGTACAATGCTTCCCAATGCGCAtcagaaatatttcaaatttcaCGTGTCTTTTTGAACAACCCATGATAAAACCATAAATGTCGATTGTAATGTTTACCAAAGCATATCAGAAAGTATTTTGAACGTGATGTTTGGTTTAATCGGCAGTAAATCATTAAATGTCTGTAATAACGGATAATACATCAGAAAGTAACTCAAATTGTAGTTATTGTTTGCATAACGGACGGTATATTTGAAGGGCCTGGTCGTAAAACTTGTTAagtgacaaaataaaaaaaatgataatatcaCATTTTGAATCTAAAGactaacaaaataattttttttgcaatcagccagtaaataaaatattttggaaaTATAATGCTCTcatattacaataaaaagacattgttttttatcaaattaaattttttttcaactttagagaagaaatttagaaaaaaatggtACTTAATAAGTTTTTTATGCGTCTTAGTTAAGGAAATAAAAATCTGTTAAGAAACTATAAAAATACTTAACAGGTTATTAATTACTGGGTCAAGTTAGCATAAAATTGTTTAGTTTAAGATAACTTTATTTGAGCAAAGTTTATAAGAAACAAGAGATGAACAGAATTTAAACAACAActgaacataaaaaataattttaaactgttaaatCTTGAGATTTCGGTGAATAGTAGAAATAATGATGTACTGGTGGAATCCACTAGAAGCATGACATCACATGGCCTAGTTTTGACTCTTCTATGGGCAACGCTTCTGGATACTTTTGAGTCAAGTTTCTATTAAAATCTTCTTCCAGTGAGATACTTTTTCCCTTTTTCTTTTAAGACTAATGGATTGTGGATTGTGGAATTTCATTGTATGTGTCATAAGAAAGCATGACATAAATTTTCTCTTAattcagaaaaattttaaaaatcttctCGGTTAAGAGGCGTTTCAATAAATGGTCTTTTGTTTTTGGCTCCTTTCAGAACTTCTTCCCATTCACTAGGAGAGTACACTGCATTCTTAGTTTTTGCGAATTTTTTCCCTAATGCAAAATCTCTAGCACTAGGTAGCATAGTGCGCCCTACTTGTGGAAAAACGTGAATTATTTTTTaccttttactttttattttttatttacaaccTTTTAGATGCCAGGAGTTGTAGCCAAAATCCTACGATAGTCCAATTCTTGTTTTGACCACAGCAGTTATCAGATACGACATAAAGTGTGTCACCACGAACATCAAACttatcaaaatatttctttaagcAACTAGCAATTTCATCGGATCCTCGTTTAGCAATGGATTCGTCCCAAAGGAAAAAGTAGCTATCTTCTGGCTTGTTGCAGCAATGGACACTAAAATTATAAcaccaaagttttttttttataaaagatggACCGGTAGTTAATTTAGGTGTAGAAAGAGCTTGTTTTAGATCAAACGTTATGACATGTACGTCATATTCCTTAGACTCTTCCACTGTTTCAAGAACGTCTCTTGCAGCTTTTGCTTTTCTTAAGTGTAACTCTTTAGAAGTTTCTAGTTCCTTAAGTTTTTCATTATCACCAATTTCTTTAGAATGGTTTATAGTAAGTTGGAACTCATTGCACTTTGCACAAGTGTCAGATTTAGgagttttaaaagaaatattatagtCGTCTGTAAAAATTCTTCTGAACTTCTCTGaagaaacaaattcaagtttTTGTGCTTCACGACTTTCTATGTACTGTTCATATAATATTTCAATATTGTAATCAAGGCTCATATACTCTTTATCCGTGTTATCAGGTCTTCTGTAATGGCTTTCATATCGAGGTAAAGAGTCTATAAATCGATGAACTGCGTTCAATGTCGTTttgcaaatattttcttttttggtttccaTGTCTACCTCTGCGGTCTTTTTCAGGAACAATAACACCCTTCTTAAGCTTACTCATAATATATTCCACTCGACCTCTACCGATTCCatgcaaagaaataaatgcatttttgcaaattttttaaacttttgttgTTTGATTGAATAGAGTATTCAAAAGTAGAAGTCCTCGTATCCCTTTTTCTGGTCTTTCATTTTATATTGTTTCTACGCATACATCCGAATAGATAAGTATTTTGTATATCATAGCTTGAGAGCAGCCAGAActtagaaaatattttgtatCGCTCATCTGCTGATATTATCTCAAAACATTTTCTTTTACATGTACATGGAGGCCCAACAGCTTTCTTGCTTACTTCACCACCACTTCCtctgtatttttatatttctctacagaatcttttaatatttttgtttttttttgtctgtttATCTGTCTCTTTCTTTTCTTCCCTTTACattaatattctaaaaaaatgtaaatttagtaTGTTAAATAATGTCAAGTGCTAAGTAATATGACTAGCTATTTCTGCAAGTAAAATATGTTATATGTCTCTTAACAGATTTtactaatataataaataaatatcagtaaTAGCAAGTAAAACGTGGTATCCGCCATCACTTAACAGATTTTACATGCAGTGTTAGAATCTTAACCTAAAAACGAATTTGTTCTAAATCGGAATTTTCGATTGAACTTTCTTCGTCACTATAGTTTTGATCCGAATCTGAGCCCTCAAAGGGCTCTTCTGCTGAAGAAACATcattattttttgatttattttttgaaaattgaaatCTGTAATATGGTTACTTTTACAACTTTTTCAAGCAAAAACATTTAAATCTTAGGTAATGTTACTTAACATGTTTTACGACCGGACTCTTCATTTATTACTGTTGATAATAAAAATCGATTACTTATCAATGCGAATCAGAAAGTAGTTCAAATGTCACGTACATTTTGGCGAGACCGGTGGTAACTCCAGAAATTTCAGTAATAATATGTAATGGTTATAGGCGCACGTCATAAAGTAATTCAAATGTCACGTGATGGTTAACTTAACCGGCAGTAAATCTTTCAATATTTGGTAATGTATCGTGATGTTTTGTATAACGTGTGGTAATCTGTCAAAGTTGGTAATAAGAATCTACTGATAACCAGCGCACATCACAATATAGCTCAAATGTCGTGTATGATGTTTGGTTTAATCGACGTTAAAAGAAGATATAATGCTTAAATACGCTCATCGGAAAGTAATTCAAATGTCACGTGGCGTTTATCGTATTAGCAGTATATATCTTAATGCCGATAATGAAGATATAAATCTGTCGCTCATCAGAAAGTAGTTCTAATGCCATATGTTGTTTGACTTAATCACTGATAAGCCTCTTATTTTCAGCGATATTAGCAGTATATCCTGGAGCTCATCAGAAAGTAGTTCTAATGTCACATGTTTGGCGAATTGCTGATAAGCCTTATATTGTCAGCAGCGTTATTAGCAGTATATATCTTTATGTCGGTACTGTAGATACAATCCTGGCGCTCAACAGAAAGTAGTTCTAATGTCACATGTCGTTTGCGTAATCGCTGATAAGCCTCTCattgtaaatattattattagtatgtATCTTAATGTCGGTAATAAAGATATAATCCTGGTGCTCATCAGAAACTAGTTCTAATGTCACATATTGTTTGGCATAATTGTTGATAAGCCTCTTATTGTCAGCGTCATCAGCAGTATATTATAATGTCGGTAATGAAGATATAATCCTGACGCTCATCAGAAAGTAGTTCTAATGTCACATGTTGTTTGCCGTAATTTTCAGCGTTACTAGCAGTATATATCTTAATGTCTCTAATGAAGATATAATCCTGGCAGAAAGTTGTTCTAATGGCACGTGTTGTTTGGCGTAATCGCTGATAAGCCTCTCATTTTCATAAATAGAGATTTATTATTTACAGATGATCATCAGAAAGTTGTTCATATGTCACGTGGTATTTGATCTCAActattttctagatatttttaatgtatataaTTAGATAGAATGGTTAATTATTTCTTAAATGGGACCATCTTTTCTATTCTTGGGCGATATGATGGCTCTTCAAATTTGTTCTTAGCTGATCGGCAACTGATCTACTCAACTAATTCTACTCTTTGGTCTCTTTAAAGTTCTTTTATGTTACTTTTATTTGTTCTATGTTAAAAGTCATTTCTTTAGTCATTGTCTATAGTTCGTACTAATTTCTTTTTGAATTATCTGTTACTTCTTTGATGTTTGATCTACTAAATTTGTCTTGTTCTGTTGGTGAtacatatttatacatatatctacgtatacatatacatatatctatctattatttataaatacatctTTTTTTCTTATCATGTAACACTAATTTTTCTTGCAAGTAATAATATAAACAGATAACAATAACAGATCCTCTGAAAGTTTTAACTCTTTGTTGATTAAGTACAAAAATAATCACTAATTAAAAGTATAATGATAAATCGATTTCGACCCATTGCATTTGATATCAAGGGTCTCCTAAATCGGAAGCGGTTAATCAGTAGTGGCGCCATCTCTTTAATTTATGATATCCCATTGCAATATTAATACAACTGATTCAGATTCAATATTTTTCCATTTTGAGTTGCATATAAATTGCTTTGGAATGCAATATCATCTAATAGAGGATCCGGTAATGACAAAAATATCTCAGTTGCTGTTTGGCAAACAGGAAATGTATCGTCTACATTTCCTAAATAATGAATGTTTTTAGGTATAATAATCTGTACATCTGTTTTACGCCATTTCTTCTAAATtgcttatcttttttttttcttccttgtgCTTATCCTTACCGGTTCCATTTGCCCTTTTTATTTCTCCCTCTTCGTCAGATTTTTGGTATTATGGTATTATTATTTCGTACTAAATGACGACATTACTGGCAGATCTCTGCCAGTAATGTCGTCATTTAGTTCTGTGAGAACTATTTCATTATTAGTAGTCTATATTACTTTCGTTTGCATCTATTAGAAGCTCAGGATGAACCTCTATATTATTATCTGAGTCTTGTTCATTATCGGTGAAGATATGCTCTTCTGTCATGCTATTAAAAGTCAACTTCTCAATTATTTCCACTTACTACTGAATGTCATGCTGAAAACAAAAAAGTTGAAAAGCAACAAAATGCAAATACCTACCTGTATAATTGACAAATCAAACTCTTGCGAAAACTGGCTGTATTCCTTCTCGCTACCCGACGGTACTTTGCAAAAACTTTTGTAAGCCCCgaaatcttttaacaataaaattCACTACTTCAAATCACACTCTAAAACACGGTGAATCAGCACAACATACAAATGTCATTCGCCGAAATATTGACATTGACAGTTTTACCAACATATTTGAAGTTATTGGACAGTTTAAATGTTACGCAAGAGTATCAACAGACAATTTTCTATTTTTGGATTTAAACATTTAACACTGTTATAAAGTGGTACTTGTAAGTACCGTTGGTCAACAAAGagttaaaagaaagtaaaaaattatagtcttatttttttatatatacattaaAGACAAGTTGAAACTTGTGTACCATTATACATAGTTTTTTTTCTTGCAATGGGCAGTGTCATTCAAACTAAATAATATCTGTGATTTAAGGTGTACTAAATATGTGAGAGTTTTTATAGAAAATTCCTATTAGAAGATAAGATAGATTGTGTTAGATTTAGTAAAGGACCAAAATGTATTTTGTGAATTATTTCTTCTTgtctaaaatatatttatgtcaTACTTTAATGGAATCATATTTTATTTTGGCAAGTTATGGTTTTCTAGAGATACGGTGCCACTATCAAAAAGCCGCTGAGCAGAGATAATACCAAACAGAAAGTCAAGTGAAGGTGACAACAATTTTGTAACTTTTGTTTAGAACTTTTTTATGTAGTATATAAAAAAAGCTAATTAAATAGATTCTGGAGATCACAGAAACCTAAATCAGAAGCAAcgtttagaaatcctaatgttGTCAGTGGTCAGtggattaaaaaaactttttattcgtGTTTTCTTACATGGATCATGAAGTCATTTTTATGTCACAATAGTATAACTGTTTGATGCAGACGCCGCCTTTTTAGAAAGCCATAGTGACAAAGATTTTTACTTTATTtcattaaaatgtttaaatattctATATTTTCTTACATAAATCTTAACTTTTTGTGTATTTGATGTTATATAACCGTTTCCTTGACCTAGATTGGTCCTATCAAAATTATTCTTAGAAATATATTCAAAAACCAAACTTGAGGGTCTTcgaatgaaaataatatagatAGATATTTATAACAAACATTCTTCTATCGCAACAAGTCATAAACATTGCCCTAGAAAAGAGCACTGCAATAGTTTTGAACATATGATTTCATTACTTACCAAAATTTGACTAAGGTTTttaatatattatctttttaGTGTGTATTGTTTAATTAAATGATGCTTATTATCaagttcattttttttttattttttggcatTAGCAGTGGATGCATACGGTCAAGAACACTGTTGATTAGGCTGACTAGTACTGCTagatttatttatgttaatatacaataaagtacTTACATACATCAAACAATAGTATAAAATATTGGTTCACAAATATGAGTAGAAAGTATAACATACCTAACATATTATGAACATAAGTCAGAATATAAAATAATGCCTATATTAGTTAAGACAAACATTACACTCTGGGTTTACAGGTATAAACAGAATAGGATTCATTAATCCACAATCCagttaagttaaaataaaaagtaaaattcaGTAAATATAGAAAAGCCTACAGTAAAGTTTGCGACAAGGATGAGCTACCCTCATTGACGTCTCTGCCAGCACTCAAGATGTTAGTTGAAGCTGATCTATCGAGACGGCAGTATGAGATAATAAGAGCAACAAATCCAAAACATTTCTCTTGCTATGATCTTGTTTTGAAAGCTAAACAGGAGTGCTATCCGCCAAAAGAATCTCTAAAAATTACATCTACCTGCGCAGAGAGTAACCTACAGTGCCTAATGGATCTAACCCCGACACGATTATCAAAATACCTAGAAGATGTGCTAATTCGACTTAACGAGCAAGAGAGGAAGTCTTTAATGATAATTTGCAAATGGGGTTGTGACGGTGCCCAACAATCCAAATTTAAACAAAGTTTCAATAATGATACTGATTCATATGCCAACATTTTTATGAGTTCCTTTGTACCTTTGCGCATTGTTTGTGGAAAAAAAGGTAGTAAAATTATATGGCAAAATCCAACCCCTTCTTCGTCAAAGTTTTACCGGCCAATTCGATTTAGATTTGTAAAAGAAACAACGGATGTAACTAAAGAAGAGATGAAATATGTGCAGGAGTTCATTAAACAACTAAACTATACAATTGTTACGTTAAATGAAGAGGAATTTTCATTCGAGCACCAACTCAAAATGAGTATGATTGATGGTAAGGTGTGCAACGCAGTCGCAGATACAAAGTCAACATCCCAGTGCTACATTTGTGGAGCTACCTCAAACTTTAATGATTTGTCAATGAAAAATACTGTAAACCCTCAAGCTTTGGAATTCGGTTTGTCAATATTACACGCGCGGAtccatattttttaaagtattgtACCTTGCGTATAAACTACCTTTAAAAAAATACAGGGAAAGAAAAAGTGAAGAAGAAAAGCGATTAGAAGCCCAAAAGAAGTCGGAAATTCAGGAGA includes these proteins:
- the LOC140451232 gene encoding uncharacterized protein, which gives rise to MTDICKGLEPFSFQGNNISHEWKFWKQKFQLFLTASGKSEKPDHIKIAILLNQLGDEGLKIFNTFEYENVGDDQKYNVVLCKFDTYCSPLKNLIYEHFKFFKRDQLQNESIDQFVTALKQLAPTCEFKEKDTLILDRIVLGTHDLRIQEKLLQCADLKLAQAIDICRAMENSAVTQREISKESESVSVVKKRNEENRPGSTGQSRYGSKYEKEQSTSHKVTDKNTGNHYIQCYKCGLQHIRGKCPAFFRYCSLCNKKGHYRKFCPDNNNKVHEINDNDSSCSNSDTDLTDEQVLVWTVNEINPNSSEWFQKIIINGKESILKVDTGSEVNILNSSDFKNLNIDYKMLENTNSSLSSYTGHVINVVGVGKVNRYFNITLSSDAVPFISGTRKIPLAIRSQVKDKLDDMVRKNLIVPVSEPTEWQNPIVVVPKNKGSDIRICMDPVYLNKYVKRERFPIPTQDTLFAKLSGANYFTLLDASSAFLQLPLNYESSLLCTFTTPFGRYRYLRLPYGLTCAPEIFQKYMSELLDSHQISNIGISPDHDKTEAITKMTPPSNKKELQRFLGTIVYLAKFIPNLSEHTSPLRCLLSSKNEWHWGHNEQACFDKLKNLVASATTLHYFNPDKKTILSVDASPYGLGAMVSQDGFPIEFASVSLTPTQRRYNHIEKELLGIVYGCERFSFYLYGIDFEIETDHRPLLGTNRLPELKSGQQILLQEKKRKWNPGVVMAKKGSRDYMVKVNDTAYRRNRHYLRPVRSEAQQHANANCEQAYVKTSHENDIVTTGRTSIGNMRAVLCPDVPDDTRDCKTNNTIKDIDVPSTSNRTSPINDINVPSTSYSTSPGLKTSRSGRVIRPPDRFTY